One stretch of Pandoraea oxalativorans DNA includes these proteins:
- a CDS encoding NfeD family protein — MEQAWLWFGVAGLIVVLELASGTFYLLMVALGVAAGGVAALLRADGPLQWVVAAIVAGVAVWLLRRSRFGRRRIKVDASADPNTNLDIGQRLHVEAWRPDGQARAMYRGAEWDVELMPGEVPDAGWFVIREVRGSRLYVAHVAA; from the coding sequence ATGGAGCAGGCTTGGCTTTGGTTCGGCGTGGCTGGGTTGATCGTGGTGCTGGAGCTGGCGAGCGGGACGTTCTATCTCCTGATGGTGGCGCTTGGCGTGGCGGCCGGCGGCGTTGCGGCGCTGCTGCGTGCCGACGGGCCGTTGCAGTGGGTGGTGGCGGCAATCGTCGCCGGGGTGGCGGTCTGGTTGTTGCGACGCAGCCGGTTCGGGCGGCGTCGTATCAAGGTCGATGCGTCGGCTGACCCCAACACCAACCTCGATATCGGTCAGCGTTTGCATGTCGAGGCATGGCGTCCCGATGGTCAGGCGCGCGCCATGTACCGGGGCGCAGAGTGGGATGTGGAACTGATGCCGGGAGAAGTGCCCGATGCCGGATGGTTCGTCATCCGCGAGGTGCGCGGTAGCCGGTTGTACGTCGCGCATGTGGCGGCATAG
- a CDS encoding RnfH family protein, with protein MPSELNVEVCYALPSEQTIIPLTLAQGATMRDAIERSGLLQRFPALDLGRMKVGVFGKVRALDAAVEAGDRVEIYRALKADPKLARQRRVEKVRNEGSREGQKWLGSARKGS; from the coding sequence ATGCCAAGTGAGCTTAACGTCGAAGTCTGCTACGCACTGCCCAGCGAGCAAACGATTATCCCGCTGACGCTGGCACAAGGCGCGACGATGCGCGACGCGATCGAGCGCAGCGGATTGCTGCAACGGTTCCCGGCGCTGGATCTCGGCCGCATGAAGGTCGGCGTTTTCGGCAAGGTGCGCGCGCTGGATGCTGCGGTGGAGGCGGGCGATCGTGTCGAGATCTACCGCGCGCTCAAGGCGGATCCGAAGCTGGCGCGTCAGCGCCGCGTCGAAAAAGTCCGCAACGAGGGCAGCCGCGAAGGGCAGAAGTGGCTGGGCAGCGCCCGCAAGGGTAGCTGA
- a CDS encoding TrmH family RNA methyltransferase → MKLISSKDNPFYKRLKALAQSNQQRRKLGQTLLEGVHLADAYLGALGQPLVCVAAESALDNDEVAQIWARVEADRRVCLPEALFEPLSTLVNGVSLLFVVEMPSGRLPSSQTTDCVILDAVQDAGNVGSILRSAAAAGVRDVYCMSGTALTWSSKVLRSGMGAHFSLNIVEHCTPDSLAPRLSVPLLATSLQASTSLYEQDLRHPVAWVFGNEGAGVSPHWLERVQTPIRIPQPGGMESLNVAACAAICLFEAVRQRLS, encoded by the coding sequence ATGAAGCTCATCAGTTCCAAAGACAATCCCTTCTACAAGCGCCTGAAGGCACTCGCGCAGTCGAACCAGCAGCGCCGCAAGCTGGGGCAGACGCTGCTCGAAGGCGTGCATCTTGCCGACGCCTATCTCGGTGCGCTAGGACAGCCACTCGTTTGCGTCGCGGCAGAATCGGCGCTGGATAACGACGAAGTCGCTCAGATTTGGGCACGGGTCGAGGCGGATCGACGCGTGTGTCTGCCCGAGGCGCTGTTCGAGCCGTTGTCGACGTTGGTCAACGGCGTGTCGCTGCTCTTCGTGGTGGAGATGCCTTCGGGGCGTTTGCCGTCATCGCAAACGACCGACTGCGTGATTCTCGATGCTGTGCAGGACGCAGGCAACGTTGGCTCCATCCTGCGCAGCGCAGCGGCCGCAGGCGTGCGCGACGTCTACTGCATGTCAGGCACGGCGCTTACGTGGTCGAGCAAAGTGTTGCGCTCGGGCATGGGCGCGCATTTTTCGTTGAACATCGTCGAGCATTGCACGCCGGATTCGCTGGCGCCGCGACTGTCGGTGCCATTGTTGGCCACAAGCCTGCAAGCGAGTACGTCACTCTACGAGCAGGATTTACGTCATCCGGTGGCGTGGGTGTTCGGCAACGAAGGGGCGGGGGTGTCGCCCCATTGGCTTGAACGTGTGCAGACACCGATCCGCATTCCTCAGCCGGGCGGCATGGAGTCGCTGAATGTCGCGGCGTGCGCAGCGATTTGCTTGTTCGAGGCGGTGCGACAGCGCTTGTCGTAA
- the lpxA gene encoding acyl-ACP--UDP-N-acetylglucosamine O-acyltransferase: protein MTNIHSTAVVDPKAQLAADVVVGPYAIVGPNVTVGAGTQILAHTVIDGHTTLGEGNKIGPFASVGGVPQDMKYAGEPTRLVIGDRNTIREFTTIHTGTVQDGGLTSVGNDNWIMAYVHIAHDCHVGNHTVFSSNAQLAGHVHVDDWAIIGGMTGVHQFVRIGAHAMVGGASVLVQDVPSFVIASGDRAVPYGINVEGLRRRGFSADAITALRHAYKLLYKSGLTLDEAKVQIEAFGNAGAPDVFEAVRALLDFLNASTRGIVR from the coding sequence ATGACGAACATTCATTCCACTGCCGTCGTCGATCCGAAGGCGCAACTCGCGGCCGACGTCGTCGTCGGTCCGTACGCGATTGTCGGCCCGAACGTGACGGTCGGCGCCGGTACGCAGATTCTTGCGCATACGGTGATCGACGGTCATACGACGCTGGGCGAGGGCAACAAGATCGGCCCGTTCGCATCGGTCGGCGGTGTTCCGCAGGATATGAAGTATGCGGGCGAGCCGACCAGGCTCGTTATCGGTGATCGCAATACGATTCGCGAGTTCACGACCATCCACACCGGTACGGTGCAGGACGGTGGTCTGACGAGTGTCGGCAACGACAACTGGATCATGGCCTACGTGCACATCGCGCACGATTGCCACGTTGGTAATCACACGGTGTTCTCTAGCAACGCGCAGTTGGCGGGCCATGTCCATGTCGACGACTGGGCCATCATCGGCGGCATGACCGGTGTGCATCAGTTCGTGCGCATCGGTGCTCACGCGATGGTGGGCGGTGCGTCGGTGCTGGTGCAGGACGTGCCGTCGTTCGTGATCGCCTCGGGTGACCGTGCGGTACCGTACGGCATCAACGTCGAAGGGCTGCGTCGTCGCGGGTTTTCCGCCGATGCAATCACGGCACTGCGCCACGCGTACAAACTGCTCTACAAGAGCGGGTTGACGTTGGACGAAGCCAAGGTGCAAATCGAAGCCTTCGGCAATGCCGGTGCCCCGGACGTCTTCGAGGCAGTGCGCGCACTCCTCGATTTCCTCAACGCAAGCACGCGCGGTATCGTGCGCTGA
- the ppsA gene encoding phosphoenolpyruvate synthase produces the protein MTNAAHDGAYVVPFEHLRMTDVESVGGKNASLGEMISQLANAGVRVPGGFATTSFAFREFLQHNNLTERVAKRLEGLDVDNVKALAEAGAEIRQWIVDAPLQPQLEKDIREQFARIAADQPDASFAVRSSATAEDLPDASFAGQQESYLNVVGIEDVLDRMKHVFASLYNDRAISYRVHKGFTHAEVALSAGVQRMVRSDCGASGVMFTIDTESGFQDVVFITASYGLGETVVQGAVNPDEFYVFKPTLNAGKYPIIRRTLGSKLLKMEFTQPGEPGRVKTIDVPMELRNRYSITDDDCVELAKFALIIEKHYGRPMDIEWGKDGKDGKIYILQARPETVKSQSVGKAEQRFKLKGDAPVLTTGRAIGQKIGAGPVRVILDPSEMERVQPGDVLVADMTDPNWEPVMKRASAIVTNRGGRTCHAAIIARELGVPAVVGCGDATDLLKDGALVTVSCAEGDEGKIYDGLLETEVTEIQRGEMPKIPVKITMNVGNPQLAFDFAQLPNSGVGLARLEFIINNNIGVHPRAILEYPNIDADLKKAVESVARGHASPRAFYVDKLAEGIATIAAAFYPKSVIVRLSDFKSNEYKKLIGGSRYEPDEENPMLGFRGASRYISEDFAEAFEMECRALKRVRDDMGLTNVEIMVPFVRTLGQAERVVDMLAGYGLKRGENGLKLIMMCEVPSNAILADQFLEYFDGFSIGSNDLTQLTLGLDRDSGMELLAKDFDERDPAVQFMLSRAIKACLAQGKYVGICGQGPSDHPDLAEWLVKEGIVSMSLNPDTVVETWQQLAKVAK, from the coding sequence ATGACTAACGCAGCACACGACGGCGCCTACGTGGTGCCGTTTGAGCATCTGCGCATGACCGACGTCGAGTCGGTCGGCGGCAAGAATGCATCGCTCGGCGAAATGATCAGCCAACTGGCCAACGCAGGCGTTCGCGTGCCGGGTGGGTTCGCCACCACGTCTTTCGCATTTCGCGAGTTCCTCCAGCACAACAACCTGACCGAGCGCGTTGCCAAGCGTCTCGAGGGTCTGGACGTCGATAACGTCAAGGCGCTCGCGGAAGCCGGTGCCGAAATCCGTCAATGGATCGTCGACGCGCCGCTGCAACCGCAGCTCGAAAAGGACATCCGCGAACAGTTCGCACGCATCGCGGCCGACCAGCCGGACGCGTCGTTTGCCGTGCGTTCGTCGGCGACCGCAGAAGACCTGCCGGACGCCTCGTTCGCCGGTCAGCAGGAAAGCTACCTGAACGTCGTCGGCATCGAAGACGTGCTGGATCGCATGAAGCACGTGTTCGCGTCGCTGTATAACGACCGCGCCATCTCGTACCGCGTTCACAAGGGCTTCACGCACGCCGAAGTGGCGTTGTCGGCCGGTGTGCAGCGCATGGTGCGCTCGGACTGCGGCGCGTCGGGCGTGATGTTTACGATCGACACCGAGTCGGGCTTCCAGGACGTGGTGTTCATCACGGCCAGCTACGGCCTCGGTGAGACGGTCGTGCAGGGCGCGGTGAATCCGGACGAGTTCTACGTCTTCAAGCCGACGCTCAACGCCGGCAAGTACCCGATCATCCGCCGCACGCTTGGCTCGAAGTTGCTCAAGATGGAATTCACGCAGCCGGGCGAGCCGGGCCGCGTGAAGACCATCGACGTGCCGATGGAGTTGCGTAACCGCTATTCGATCACCGACGACGACTGCGTCGAACTGGCCAAGTTCGCGCTGATCATCGAGAAGCACTACGGTCGCCCGATGGACATCGAGTGGGGCAAGGACGGCAAGGACGGCAAGATCTACATTCTTCAGGCGCGTCCGGAGACGGTGAAGAGCCAGTCGGTCGGCAAGGCCGAACAGCGCTTCAAGCTCAAGGGCGACGCCCCGGTGCTGACCACGGGCCGCGCGATCGGCCAGAAGATCGGTGCGGGTCCGGTGCGTGTGATCCTGGATCCGAGCGAGATGGAGCGCGTGCAGCCGGGCGACGTGCTGGTTGCCGACATGACCGACCCGAACTGGGAGCCGGTGATGAAGCGCGCTTCGGCCATCGTGACGAACCGCGGCGGCCGTACGTGCCACGCGGCCATCATCGCGCGTGAGCTGGGTGTGCCGGCCGTGGTCGGTTGCGGTGACGCCACCGACCTGCTGAAGGACGGCGCGCTCGTGACCGTGTCGTGCGCAGAGGGCGACGAAGGCAAGATCTACGACGGTCTGCTCGAGACCGAAGTGACCGAGATCCAACGCGGCGAGATGCCGAAGATCCCGGTGAAGATCACGATGAACGTGGGCAATCCGCAGCTGGCCTTCGACTTTGCACAACTGCCGAACAGCGGTGTGGGTCTGGCGCGTCTGGAATTCATCATTAACAACAACATCGGCGTGCACCCGCGTGCGATTCTCGAGTACCCGAATATCGACGCCGACCTGAAGAAGGCGGTGGAATCGGTGGCTCGCGGTCACGCGTCGCCGCGCGCGTTCTACGTCGACAAGCTGGCTGAAGGCATCGCCACGATTGCGGCGGCTTTCTACCCGAAGAGCGTGATCGTGCGTCTGTCGGACTTCAAGTCCAACGAGTACAAGAAGCTCATCGGCGGCTCGCGTTACGAGCCGGATGAAGAAAACCCGATGCTGGGCTTCCGTGGCGCGTCGCGTTACATCTCGGAAGACTTCGCTGAAGCATTCGAGATGGAGTGCCGTGCGCTCAAGCGCGTTCGCGACGACATGGGTCTGACGAACGTCGAGATCATGGTGCCGTTCGTGCGTACGCTGGGTCAGGCGGAGCGCGTGGTCGACATGCTCGCCGGCTATGGCCTGAAGCGTGGCGAAAACGGTCTCAAGCTGATCATGATGTGCGAAGTGCCGTCGAACGCGATTCTGGCTGACCAGTTCCTCGAGTACTTCGATGGATTCTCGATCGGTTCGAACGATCTGACGCAGCTCACGCTGGGTCTGGACCGCGATTCGGGCATGGAATTGCTGGCAAAGGACTTCGACGAGCGTGACCCGGCAGTGCAGTTCATGCTCAGCCGTGCCATCAAGGCCTGCCTGGCGCAGGGCAAGTACGTCGGCATCTGCGGTCAGGGCCCGTCGGACCATCCGGATCTGGCCGAATGGCTGGTCAAGGAAGGCATCGTCTCGATGTCCCTGAACCCGGATACGGTCGTGGAAACGTGGCAACAACTCGCCAAGGTGGCGAAGTAA
- the smpB gene encoding SsrA-binding protein SmpB, producing the protein MSIIDNRKAFFDYFIEERFEAGIALEGWEVKAIRAGRAQIKEGYVVIKNGEIFLIGAHISPLQSASTHINPDPVRTRKLLLKADEIKKLIGKVEQRGYTIVPLNFHYSKGLVKCEIGLGKGKKLHDKRETEKERDWNREKARLMRNPT; encoded by the coding sequence ATGAGCATCATCGACAACAGAAAGGCCTTCTTCGACTACTTCATCGAGGAGCGATTCGAAGCCGGCATCGCGCTCGAAGGGTGGGAAGTCAAGGCTATTCGCGCCGGGCGGGCGCAGATCAAGGAAGGCTATGTCGTCATCAAGAATGGCGAGATCTTTCTGATCGGCGCGCACATCAGCCCGCTGCAATCGGCATCGACGCACATCAACCCCGATCCGGTCCGCACCCGAAAACTGCTGCTCAAAGCCGATGAAATCAAGAAACTCATCGGCAAAGTCGAGCAACGCGGCTACACGATCGTCCCGCTTAACTTTCACTACAGCAAGGGCCTCGTGAAATGCGAGATCGGGCTGGGCAAGGGCAAGAAGCTGCACGACAAGCGAGAGACGGAAAAGGAACGCGATTGGAATCGCGAGAAAGCGCGCCTCATGCGCAATCCGACCTGA
- the lpxB gene encoding lipid-A-disaccharide synthase yields MPPTLPGAGQRTLAMVAGELSGDLIAGNVLAGLKQSLPADIAYAGVGGPHMAEEGFDAYWPIDKLSVMGYVEVIKHLREILSIRKQLRERWLAEKPMAFVGFDAPDFNFDLEIKLREAGIPTIHFVSPSIWAWRGGRIKKIKRAVDHMLCLFPFEPEIYHRAGIDATFVGHPMADKIPMVPDVAGARATLGLQGDGPVVAILPGSRTSEVQRLTPVFFAAMRLLAKRDPSIRFVLPVATPRLRVLMQPIFDAHSDFNLTVIDGRAPLALEAADSVLLASGTATLEAALYKKPMVISYKVPWLTAQIMKRQGYLPYVGLPNILCGEFVVPELLQHFATPEALANAVWQQLTDPALRASLQARFTKIHEELRQNTAARSAEVIERVLREKGRL; encoded by the coding sequence ATGCCGCCGACCCTTCCCGGCGCCGGCCAGCGAACCCTGGCGATGGTGGCCGGGGAGCTGTCAGGCGATCTCATTGCCGGCAACGTGCTTGCCGGTCTCAAGCAGAGTCTTCCGGCCGACATCGCCTACGCGGGTGTCGGAGGTCCGCACATGGCGGAAGAGGGCTTCGACGCCTATTGGCCGATCGACAAGCTCTCCGTCATGGGCTACGTCGAAGTCATCAAGCATCTGCGCGAAATCCTATCGATTCGAAAGCAACTGCGCGAGCGCTGGCTGGCGGAAAAGCCGATGGCGTTCGTCGGCTTCGATGCGCCGGACTTCAACTTCGATCTCGAAATCAAGCTGCGTGAAGCGGGCATTCCGACGATTCACTTCGTGAGCCCGTCGATCTGGGCGTGGCGCGGTGGACGCATCAAGAAGATCAAGCGCGCCGTCGATCACATGCTGTGCCTGTTTCCGTTCGAACCCGAGATCTATCACCGTGCAGGCATCGACGCCACGTTCGTCGGTCATCCGATGGCGGACAAGATTCCGATGGTGCCCGACGTCGCAGGGGCGCGCGCCACATTGGGGCTTCAGGGCGATGGGCCCGTCGTTGCGATTCTGCCGGGCAGTCGTACGTCTGAAGTGCAGCGTCTCACGCCGGTGTTTTTCGCGGCGATGCGTCTGCTGGCCAAGCGAGATCCGTCGATTCGATTCGTTCTGCCGGTTGCAACGCCCCGTCTGCGCGTGCTGATGCAGCCGATTTTCGATGCGCATAGCGACTTCAATCTGACGGTGATCGACGGACGTGCGCCGCTGGCATTGGAAGCCGCAGACAGCGTGCTTCTTGCCAGCGGGACAGCAACGCTGGAAGCCGCGCTGTACAAAAAGCCGATGGTGATCTCGTATAAGGTGCCCTGGCTGACGGCGCAGATTATGAAACGCCAGGGCTATTTGCCTTACGTCGGCTTGCCGAACATTCTGTGCGGCGAGTTCGTCGTGCCGGAGCTGTTGCAACATTTCGCAACGCCGGAAGCGCTGGCCAATGCGGTCTGGCAGCAATTGACCGATCCGGCGTTGCGCGCATCGCTGCAAGCGCGTTTCACGAAGATTCACGAGGAATTGCGTCAGAACACGGCAGCGCGTTCGGCGGAAGTCATCGAGCGTGTGCTGCGCGAAAAGGGGCGGCTATGA
- a CDS encoding SPFH domain-containing protein, producing the protein MLSNVAFILFIIAVIIAARSIKIVPQQHAWVVERLGKYHGTLTPGLSIVVPFVDRVAYKHVLKEIPLDVPSQICITKDNTQLQVDGILYFQVTDPMKASYGSSNFIVAITQLAQTTLRSVVGKLELDKTFEEREFINHSVVNALDEAAANWGVKVLRYEIKDLTPPKEILHAMQAQITAEREKRALIAASEGKKQEQINLASGAREAAIQKSEGERQAAINQAQGEAAAILAVAEANAEAIHKIATAIQTQGGMEAVNLKVAEQYVDAFSKVAKTNNTLIVPGNFSDMSGMIASALKIVRGTEGGSNAPVDGSTGGFGNSAPRR; encoded by the coding sequence ATGTTATCCAACGTCGCATTCATTCTCTTCATCATCGCGGTGATCATCGCGGCCCGGTCGATCAAGATCGTGCCGCAGCAGCACGCGTGGGTGGTGGAGCGTCTCGGTAAGTATCACGGGACGCTTACACCGGGCCTGTCGATCGTCGTGCCGTTTGTCGACCGTGTCGCTTACAAGCACGTGCTCAAGGAAATTCCGCTCGACGTTCCGAGCCAGATCTGTATCACCAAGGACAACACGCAGCTGCAGGTGGACGGCATTCTGTACTTCCAGGTGACGGATCCGATGAAGGCGTCGTACGGCTCGAGCAACTTTATCGTGGCCATTACACAGCTCGCACAGACGACCCTGCGCAGCGTGGTCGGCAAGCTGGAACTGGACAAGACGTTCGAGGAGCGGGAGTTCATCAATCACAGCGTGGTGAATGCGCTCGATGAAGCGGCGGCGAACTGGGGCGTGAAGGTCCTGCGCTACGAGATCAAGGATCTGACGCCGCCGAAGGAAATTCTGCACGCCATGCAGGCGCAGATCACGGCAGAGCGTGAAAAGCGTGCGTTGATCGCAGCCTCGGAAGGGAAGAAGCAGGAGCAGATCAACCTGGCGTCAGGTGCGCGCGAGGCGGCGATTCAGAAGTCGGAAGGCGAGCGTCAGGCGGCGATCAACCAGGCGCAGGGCGAGGCGGCGGCCATCCTTGCCGTGGCGGAGGCCAACGCCGAAGCCATCCACAAGATTGCCACGGCGATTCAGACGCAAGGCGGGATGGAAGCCGTCAACCTGAAGGTCGCCGAGCAGTATGTCGACGCCTTCAGCAAGGTCGCCAAGACGAACAACACGCTGATCGTGCCGGGCAACTTTTCGGACATGAGCGGCATGATCGCATCGGCACTCAAGATCGTGCGTGGCACCGAGGGTGGCTCGAATGCCCCTGTCGACGGTAGCACTGGCGGCTTCGGCAACTCTGCGCCGCGCCGTTAA
- the ppsR gene encoding posphoenolpyruvate synthetase regulatory kinase/phosphorylase PpsR, translating to MSDALTPGDSLTPAPDAPAAPVKPVAARPVFIVSDGTGITAETFAHSILAQFEMRFRQIRVPFVDSVDKAYETAQRINEMYRTENVRPIIFSTLVDARANEILRNCQGVILDMFQTFIEPLEQELNLKSMHAIGRVHQNADSEAYKNRIEAVNFSLAHDDGQSNKNLQSADVILVGVSRSGKTPTTLYLAMQYGVKAANYPLIPDDFEREKLPSTLDQYKDKIFGLSIDPQRLSEIRNERRPGSKYASLENCRYEVNEAEAMMRREGIKWLSSTHKSIEEIATTILQEIKLERDVY from the coding sequence ATGAGCGACGCCCTCACTCCCGGAGATTCCCTGACACCCGCCCCTGACGCCCCCGCCGCGCCGGTCAAACCGGTTGCCGCGCGGCCCGTCTTCATCGTCTCCGATGGCACAGGGATTACGGCCGAGACGTTTGCGCATTCGATCCTGGCGCAATTCGAGATGCGTTTCCGTCAGATTCGCGTTCCGTTCGTGGATTCCGTCGATAAAGCCTATGAGACGGCCCAACGCATCAATGAAATGTATCGGACCGAAAACGTTCGTCCGATCATTTTCAGCACGTTGGTGGACGCCAGGGCCAACGAAATCCTGCGCAATTGCCAGGGCGTGATTCTCGACATGTTCCAGACGTTCATCGAGCCGCTGGAGCAGGAACTCAATCTCAAGTCGATGCATGCTATCGGCCGCGTGCACCAGAACGCCGACAGCGAAGCGTACAAGAACCGGATCGAGGCGGTGAACTTCTCGCTCGCCCACGACGACGGCCAGTCCAACAAGAACCTGCAAAGCGCCGACGTGATTCTCGTGGGCGTGTCACGCAGCGGGAAGACGCCAACGACGCTCTATCTCGCCATGCAGTACGGCGTGAAGGCTGCCAACTATCCGCTGATCCCCGACGATTTCGAGCGCGAGAAACTGCCCTCCACACTCGACCAGTACAAGGATAAGATTTTCGGACTTTCCATCGATCCGCAACGACTTTCCGAAATCCGCAACGAGCGTCGTCCGGGCAGCAAGTATGCGTCGCTAGAAAACTGCCGCTACGAGGTCAACGAAGCCGAGGCCATGATGCGCCGCGAAGGGATCAAGTGGCTCTCCTCGACGCACAAGTCGATTGAGGAAATCGCGACGACGATCCTTCAGGAAATCAAGCTGGAGCGCGACGTCTACTAA
- a CDS encoding DMT family transporter → MGKGISYGLAAGALWGLVFLAPRLLPGFSPLELSAARYVLYGLVSAVFLAPLWPRLRHTVTSNDWRALFRLSLVGNLVYYLFVAASVQMAGIAPASLIVGVLPVTVTLIGSRDHGALPLSKLAGPLALVVAGIVCINVDVFTHAAASGGDWRLTLAGVVCAVGALASWTWYAVANARYLAKFGHFTSQEWSLLTGVATGVLACALAIAALLLPHPGTADVPRDWQMFLIVNIAVAIGASTIGNAFWNAASRTLPLTLSGQLIVFETLFALVYGFIYEHRLPRLLEIAAVTLLLAGVSASVRLHSRGSTH, encoded by the coding sequence ATGGGGAAAGGCATTTCGTACGGACTGGCGGCGGGCGCGCTGTGGGGACTGGTGTTCCTTGCCCCACGCCTGCTGCCCGGCTTCTCGCCGCTGGAGTTGTCGGCAGCGCGCTACGTCCTGTACGGATTGGTCTCGGCAGTATTCCTCGCCCCACTTTGGCCGCGCTTGCGCCATACCGTCACGAGTAACGACTGGCGGGCGTTATTCCGCCTGAGTCTCGTCGGCAATCTGGTCTATTACCTGTTTGTCGCCGCCTCGGTGCAGATGGCGGGCATCGCGCCGGCGTCGCTGATCGTGGGTGTGCTCCCTGTGACGGTCACTCTGATCGGCAGTCGCGATCATGGCGCCCTCCCGCTGTCGAAGCTCGCGGGCCCGCTGGCCCTGGTCGTCGCCGGGATTGTTTGCATCAATGTCGACGTCTTCACGCATGCCGCCGCGAGCGGTGGCGACTGGCGGCTGACGCTTGCTGGCGTCGTTTGCGCGGTGGGGGCATTGGCGAGTTGGACATGGTATGCCGTCGCCAACGCCCGATATCTCGCGAAATTCGGGCATTTCACGAGTCAAGAATGGTCGTTGCTGACGGGGGTGGCGACAGGGGTGCTGGCATGCGCACTGGCGATTGCCGCCCTGCTGCTGCCGCATCCGGGGACAGCGGACGTGCCGCGTGACTGGCAGATGTTTCTGATCGTGAATATCGCCGTGGCCATCGGCGCGTCGACCATCGGCAATGCATTCTGGAATGCAGCGAGCCGGACGCTGCCGCTCACGCTGTCGGGGCAACTGATCGTGTTTGAAACGCTGTTCGCGCTCGTCTACGGCTTTATCTACGAGCACCGGCTGCCGCGTCTGCTGGAGATCGCCGCGGTGACGTTATTGTTGGCGGGCGTCAGCGCATCGGTGCGATTGCACTCGCGGGGATCGACGCACTGA
- the rnhB gene encoding ribonuclease HII: MVFDLFADIAADLTCGVDEVGRGPLAGPVVTAAVILDPSRPIKGLADSKKLTALRREALYEEIVERSLAFCIAEASVAEIDSLNILHATMLAMQRAVNGLTRVPALALIDGNRCPVLPMRAEAVIKGDDKVPAISAASILAKVTRDRQLAALHDEFPQYGFDEHVGYGTPRHLEALRAHGPSPHHRQSFAPVREAFEIFGTLTVSRAVRTS, from the coding sequence ATGGTGTTCGACCTTTTCGCGGATATCGCGGCCGATCTGACTTGCGGCGTGGATGAGGTCGGGCGCGGACCGCTGGCGGGGCCGGTCGTGACCGCAGCGGTGATTCTCGACCCATCGCGCCCGATCAAAGGGTTGGCCGATTCGAAGAAGCTCACGGCACTTCGTCGCGAGGCGCTTTATGAGGAAATCGTCGAGCGCTCGCTGGCGTTTTGCATTGCCGAAGCGAGCGTGGCGGAAATCGATTCCCTGAATATCCTTCACGCGACGATGCTCGCCATGCAGCGCGCGGTGAACGGACTTACGCGTGTGCCGGCACTGGCGCTCATCGATGGCAATCGATGCCCCGTGTTGCCAATGCGTGCCGAGGCCGTGATCAAGGGGGACGACAAGGTGCCTGCGATTTCGGCTGCGTCGATTCTGGCGAAAGTCACGCGTGACCGTCAGTTGGCGGCACTTCACGACGAGTTTCCGCAGTACGGTTTCGACGAGCACGTCGGATACGGCACGCCCAGACACCTCGAAGCGCTGCGCGCCCATGGACCCAGTCCGCATCATCGCCAGTCGTTTGCGCCTGTGCGCGAAGCGTTTGAAATTTTCGGCACGTTGACGGTGTCACGCGCGGTCCGCACGTCATGA
- a CDS encoding type II toxin-antitoxin system RatA family toxin produces the protein MAEVSKTVLVHFSDEQMYDLVTNVADYPKFLPWCGGVDIRHQDEHSMEASLIIDFKGLKHSFATRNIQERPHSIQMTFVEGPFKRFHGTWKFTALRENACKIEFGLHYEFTNFLLEKVIGPVFSHIANTFVDAFVKRAETVYAK, from the coding sequence ATGGCCGAAGTCAGTAAAACCGTTCTCGTGCATTTTTCCGACGAGCAAATGTACGATCTGGTGACCAATGTCGCCGATTACCCTAAATTCCTGCCGTGGTGCGGCGGTGTCGATATTCGGCATCAGGACGAGCACAGCATGGAAGCGTCGCTGATCATCGACTTCAAGGGGCTGAAGCATTCGTTCGCGACGCGCAATATCCAGGAGCGTCCGCACTCGATCCAGATGACCTTCGTCGAGGGGCCTTTCAAACGTTTTCACGGCACGTGGAAGTTTACGGCCCTACGCGAGAACGCCTGCAAGATCGAATTCGGTCTGCACTACGAGTTTACGAATTTCCTGCTCGAAAAGGTCATCGGCCCGGTGTTCAGTCACATTGCGAACACATTCGTAGACGCCTTCGTCAAACGTGCGGAGACGGTTTATGCCAAGTGA